One segment of Macrotis lagotis isolate mMagLag1 chromosome 1, bilby.v1.9.chrom.fasta, whole genome shotgun sequence DNA contains the following:
- the DACT3 gene encoding dapper homolog 3, producing the protein MIRAFSFPVSPERGRLRGWLEGSLAGLCELHWLRERQEFRVRQALRLGQPPAAGAGPGGAADDGRDQEDEALGDDDGEEDDDEAAARRAAAALEEQLEALPGLMWELGQHLGELSLDAEGLEEDVGLSSGFYEGPSPTAPDSPPSTFGGDSGFSGSGSYSRLGPSEPRGVFASERPKSLGEACPSSQETSAGGRAAVPRSFSAPYPTAPQEAGPGGASSFLSPSPLHAVALQSPRLRGRLYPDSPGAGPPDGTAPGRHLESYISGLLRRRRRLRGRPGPGQPRTSPGPGPAEPPAALRRQNSARQRSEEQPHPGLGGSPGPGGWPPWDSSPPPAEPAPALSSSPPSPGEGRLVKAQYIPAAHAGVRGPPVARAARRKGPPPPPLTRGRSVELSPPRERPRPGGPRKGRFPDGAARRGSPRGKKAARSQSENSLLNRPGAGPGEPKYHTVEREEPRPARPRRTPAGAAPASSRRWRSTAEISGEEAEAGRRAKATPRGAGAGGGRAAGGGPGPSPAPPRRLLYGCAGSDSECSAGRGGAVGRRGPPLGAGGSGSGSYGPAYAESESSASDGESLAFSSASSDSEGSGGGLVWPQQLAAASAGPGGPGGAQGKVFVKIKASHALKKKILRFRSGSLKVMTTV; encoded by the exons ATGATCCGGGCCTTCTCGTTCCCCGTGAGCCCGGAGCGGGGCCGGCTGCGGGGCTGGCTGGAGGGCAGCCTGGCCGGGCTCTGCGAGCTGCACTGGCTGCGGGAGCGCCAGGAGTTCCGCGTGCGCCAGGCGCTCCGGCTCGGCCAGCCGCCGGCTGCGGGCGCGGGGCCCGGCGGGGCGGCCGACGACGGCCGGGACCAGGAGGACGAGGCCCTGGGCGACGACGATGGGGAGGAGGACGACGACGAGGCGGCGGCGCGCCGGGCCGCGGCCGCGCTGGAGGAGCAGCTG GAGGCCCTGCCTGGGTTGATGTGGGAACTGGGTCAGCATCTGGGAGAGCTGAGCTTGGATGCAGAAGGCCTGGAGGAAGATGTTGGGCTAAGCTCAG GTTTCTATGAAGGTCCTTCCCCCACTGCTCCAGACTCCCCTCCTTCAACATTTGGAGGTGACAGTGGTTTCTCTGGCTCTGGGTCCTACAGCCGGCTAGGCCCCTCTGAACCCCGGGGAGTATTTGCCAGTGAGAGGCCCAAGTCTTTGG GAGAAGCGTGTCCCAGCTCGCAGGAGACCTCGGCGGGAGGCCGGGCAGCGGTGCCCCGCTCCTTCTCGGCTCCCTACCCGACGGCTCCCCAGGAGGCCGGGCCCGGAGGCGCGAGCTCCTTCCTGTCGCCCAGTCCGCTGCACGCGGTGGCCCTGCAGAGCCCCCGCCTGCGCGGCCGCCTCTATCCGGACTCTCCCGGCGCGGGGCCCCCCGACGGCACGGCCCCGGGCCGCCACCTGGAGAGCTACATCTCGGGCCTCCTGCGGCGCCGGCGGCGCCTCCGTGGGCGGCCAGGCCCCGGCCAGCCCCGCACCAGTCCCGGCCCCGGGCCCGCTGAGCCGCCGGCCGCCCTCCGACGGCAGAACAGCGCGCGGCAGCGGTCGGAGGAGCAGCCGCACCCCGGCCTGGGCGGCTCTCCCGGGCCCGGCGGCTGGCCGCCCTGGGACTCCAGCCCGCCCCCCGCGGAGCCGGCGCCCGCCCTGAGCTCCTCGCCCCCCAGCCCCGGAGAGGGCCGGCTGGTGAAGGCCCAGTACATCCCCGCGGCTCACGCCGGGGTCCGCGGGCCCCCCGTGGCCCGCGCCGCCCGCCGCAAGGGCCCGCCGCCTCCCCCGCTCACCCGGGGCCGCAGCGTGGAGCTGTCGCCTCCGAGGGAGCGCCCCCGGCCCGGCGGCCCCAGGAAAGGGCGCTTCCCCGACGGGGCGGCCCGCCGCGGCTCTCCGCGGGGCAAGAAGGCCGCCCGCTCCCAGTCGGAAAACAGCCTCCTGAACAGGCCGGGCGCGGGGCCGGGCGAGCCCAAGTACCACACGGTGGAGCGGGAGGAGCCGCGGCCGGCCCGGCCCCGTCGGACCCCGGCCGGCGCCGCCCCGGCCTCTTCGCGCCGCTGGCGCTCCACCGCCGAGATCAGCGGCGAAGAGGCCGAGGCCGGCCGCCGGGCCAAGGCGACTCcccgcggggccggggccggcgggGGCCGGGCCGCGGGAGGGGGCCCGGGGCCCTCGCCCGCCCCTCCGCGCCGCCTCCTCTACGGCTGCGCCGGCAGCGACTCGGAGTGCTCGGCCGGCCGCGGCGGGGCCGTCGGGCGCCGGGGCCCTCCCCTGGGGGCCGgcggcagcggcagcggcagcTACGGGCCGGCCTACGCGGAGAGCGAGTCGAGCGCCAGCGACGGCGAGTCCCTGGCCTTCAGCTCGGCCTCCAGCGATTCGGAGGGCAGCGGCGGCGGTCTGGTGTGGCCCCAGCAGCTGGCGGCCGCCTCGGCCGGGCCCGGGGGCCCCGGGGGAGCCCAGGGGAAGGTCTTCGTCAAGATCAAGGCCTCCCACGCGCTGAAGAAGAAGATCCTACGCTTCCGCTCGGGGTCGCTGAAGGTCATGACCACAGTGTGA